The genomic window ATCCACCGCACATCAACCGAGTTGAGTAGGTCGATCAAAAGCGGAGGAAGATGGTCTTCCCCTTCACCATCCTCTACGTCTCCATTATCGAGAAGTCCTTGCGCTTGGCCGTTGAAAAGAATCTGAGCGATACGAGAAGCCGATGCACCATGACCGTCGTAAATGAAAATCTCCAGAGAGGCACTTGAGATAATCCATCGTTGGAATTCAAGGTAGGCCACCAACGTCTCCGAGCTAGTCTCTACCTTTGTATCCCTTGTCACAGCCCATCCCATTCCTGTCGTGGAAGTGGAGGGGGCAGAAATAGAACTGCCCTGCGGAATGAGGCCTTGCCATTCGGGACATTGGCGGGGCAAAGAAGCGAGTTGTCTTGCGGAATAACCCGTGACAGACATTGCATACCCCAATGTCGCCTTTCCAGTTAATACTCCTGAGAAGAGCTGGTACACCAGCTCGGCACTCTTCGCTCCCAACTGAGGATGTACCTCCAAAATTCCATCACCTTCACCCGTCGAACCGGCCAACTCGGCACCTTCAAGCATCTGCTTCAACACAATCTGGAGACATCCTTCTTCAGAGGAGAATGAGAAGTGGCGATGACGGAAATCATATCCAAGAAGGAAATGGGCGATGTTAGGTGAGGTGTTGGAAGGCGATGTACCGTCAATGAGGATGTCGAGGATAACTGAACGGATGACCATGGGTAATTCTTCCTTGACCTGCTCGATATCACCATGTAACGCTATCTCCTCTACCGCCTCCACACCTTGCTCAGGAtcctcaccttccacaTCTAACCTCCTCACAAATCCTTGCAGAATCCTGATTGAATCATCCGAAACATCCAACACCCCCGCCAACCGATTCACCTCCCCCTTGTACTCCCCTTGGAACAAGTCCGATCGATTGAACACTGGCGAATTGGAGAGCGACGCGATAAGTTTAGTAGAGAGGTACGAGATCGCGGGGTCATCGTCGCCTATCAACAACGCGATATTGTTCACGTTTGTCAAATGTGCCAGTAGATGGTTATCCAGCGGTTGAAGGCCGTAGGGTCGTTTCAGCGTATGTGCCGGGTTTCGAGAAGGATCGGTAAGAGCGAGTAGGAGTACGTCGGCAAAGACGAGTTGAAGTTCCATTACACGGTGGTAGATCCTCAATACCTGCCTCAAGACCTTGCTCacaatcttcttcctttctccGTTCCCCCCCAAAGAAGCGGCACTGTCTAAAACCTCTGCGAGTACCGCAAAAATATCACGTTCGCTCAACAGACGGAGGATGACGATAAAGCCCGGTTCTTCACTCAATTCCAGGGCGATCTGTCCAATTCCCCTTCCTGATCCTCCTGGCCCCCCAACAGAGCTCACGCCAGAGATGGAGCCAGACCCAGAGCCGAGGTTCAGAAGTTCACTCATATCGAATCCTAGCACCGCCCTCTCCAAAAATGCCGTCAACCCGTCCAATACCTCCCATCTTTCTGAATCTCTGACATATCTCCTCATCTTGAGTGAAAGTAATATCCCATCGATAACTTGGAAGGTTCCCCGTCTCAGAGTGTTGGTCAACCTGGGACGAGTAGACGATAAGGTGGATTTCCCTAATGCGGATGAGATTGAGGCAGTTCCAGATGCAGAGGATGTCGgcaaggaagagagagaaggtAAGAGTGCAGTGAGGAAATTGACATAAGCACGACTCAGCTCGTATCTCCCCGCTTCCCCCTCCAAGAACCCCATCCTAATTAACCACCCTACTGGAGGTGGTATCCTCCCTCCTTCCAAGTACCTCACATCCGTATTTGGATCGCGGTACGAAATCTTCTCGTAGAACCCTACTGACTGCGCGAGGACTTCGTCGTCCATGGGATCGTGCATGGTAATCGAAGCTTGCGCCTCAGATTGAGAAGAGCGAGAAGTAAAAGCAGTGATAGCGTTGAGTATGGCCGCCTTTAAATGGAGTGGTACATTCTCGCAATTCACGAAATCCCAGAGCACACCGATTGGGTGCGGTTTCATCTGCAGTAACGCACCCCGCGCTGCGGGCGACCACCTCACTATTGTGGTCAACACTTCCGTCCATCCTTTACATATTTCCACCTCTTCTGTCGGCATAGGGTCTAATGATGGCGGGGGATTACGTGTAGTTTTGATTGGTTCATACGCGTGAGGCATGATGTCTATGTAATGTTGATAGAACTTGAAGAGGGCGGTCCAAGGAAGACGGGTGTCTTTGAGCCTTTCGTAGCTTACAGCCGCGCACGAAGGACCGGAGGAGATTGAAGATAACATTTCCCAAAAGGCTGGACCGGGGAAACCACCACGAGTATCGAGAATGGTACCAGTGAATGTCGGGTTTTCCCACAAATCGAGGGCAGAATCAGGAGGGAGGGAGCGGTAGACAGAAGCGAAGAGGCGGAGGAAAGTTTGGTAATTATAAACGCTGGTGTCGGCATTGGCGTTTGTGTGCGATGGAGCGATAGACGATCGTCGAATCAAAGCGTCTTCCTCCCTATTCCGCAAATTCCGCAAAAACTGCTTTTTCCCCGCGAGGATATTAACTATATCCTGCAGCTGTTTGAACAAAAACTCGTCATTCGCTTTATCAGACGCGAGCGCAACCGTGACAAGCGAGTCCGTGCCGGCTTCCTTGGTCTCGTCAGGTTCATCCCAGCCCCGTTCCTGGCGGATGGTGATAACCATCTCGTGCAGGAATTGGAATGCACCGTTTGCGATAGAGTCGTGCAGCCACCCTTCCATCTCATGTTGATCGATGCCTGTTTGGATGACGCTGGCGTCGTGCTTGATGCAGGATAAGTAGAAAAGAGACCAGGAAAGTTTAATGGATTCTCGAAGACGAGGAATCGCCCATCGTTCTTGGAGCTACATTGTACGTTAGTTTGAACGAATTCGTGAACGATGCCATGACTCACGGCAAGACTTGAGGCAAGCTTGAGGAACTTGATATCGTGACACCAATCCTCCGCAACCTTTTCATTCTCCATCAGCTCTATTCTCATAAAACTTGTAACCACACCAACGGATAAACTCACATCATACCTCGCGTCCGACGCATCCAGCACTTCCAGAGGTTTCCACGCCGCCCAAACGCTCGCCGCCACCAGACCTACTACAGCATCCATCCTTTCCACCTTTGCCAACCATTTCAAAACTCTTATGACCTGTCCTCTCCCCAATCTACCTCCTTCCGCAATCAACGCAAGTATCCCTGCCAACTTGTTCTGTTCTGCTCGAAGAGCTGTAAGTCGGAACTGTTGGAGTTCATATCCCTGTCCCGAAGATGAAGTTGACAGGAGGGACGAGATTTTCGTTTGAAGAACAGATAGTTGGCTGAGGATCTGGTCTACCAAGGTACCTTCTTTCCCACTGCCATCTGCCAGGGTCACTTTGGCCCCCAACAAATCTTCCACAAACTCTTTCAATCCCTCCCACCCACTCCCCATCATATCCCCCTGCTCCAACACCACCCTTAACAATTCTTTCAAGAAATCGAGTAAATCGGTCTGCCATCTGTGTAGCAAGTAGATCGAAATCTCTGGAGTGGAGCGTGAAGGGTAGACGGCGCGGTGTGTTTCTGCTTGAAgagagaggatggaggaaaagagatgTGAGATAGAGAGGAAGGATGAGAGAGCGTTTGTTGCGTTGAGCAAATCGCCAGTGACGTTTATTGATGTCC from Cryptococcus gattii WM276 chromosome E, complete sequence includes these protein-coding regions:
- a CDS encoding Structural constituent of nuclear pore, putative (Similar to TIGR gene model, INSD accession AAW43406.1) — translated: MLRKCRKKLHENWDMMSALPIQQWDPDQFSDLQHILARVLTQPTTSSLRKLHAALVQARPWLLNLTALPGVNDKDKQFVEHKLANGTSINVTGDLLNATNALSSFLSISHLFSSILSLQAETHRAVYPSRSTPEISIYLLHRWQTDLLDFLKELLRVVLEQGDMMGSGWEGLKEFVEDLLGAKVTLADGSGKEGTLVDQILSQLSVLQTKISSLLSTSSSGQGYELQQFRLTALRAEQNKLAGILALIAEGGRLGRGQVIRVLKWLAKVERMDAVVGLVAASVWAAWKPLEVLDASDARYDVSLSVGVVTSFMRIELMENEKVAEDWCHDIKFLKLASSLALQERWAIPRLRESIKLSWSLFYLSCIKHDASVIQTGIDQHEMEGWLHDSIANGAFQFLHEMVITIRQERGWDEPDETKEAGTDSLVTVALASDKANDEFLFKQLQDIVNILAGKKQFLRNLRNREEDALIRRSSIAPSHTNANADTSVYNYQTFLRLFASVYRSLPPDSALDLWENPTFTGTILDTRGGFPGPAFWEMLSSISSGPSCAAVSYERLKDTRLPWTALFKFYQHYIDIMPHAYEPIKTTRNPPPSLDPMPTEEVEICKGWTEVLTTIVRWSPAARGALLQMKPHPIGVLWDFVNCENVPLHLKAAILNAITAFTSRSSQSEAQASITMHDPMDDEVLAQSVGFYEKISYRDPNTDVRYLEGGRIPPPVGWLIRMGFLEGEAGRYELSRAYVNFLTALLPSLSSLPTSSASGTASISSALGKSTLSSTRPRLTNTLRRGTFQVIDGILLSLKMRRYVRDSERWEVLDGLTAFLERAVLGFDMSELLNLGSGSGSISGVSSVGGPGGSGRGIGQIALELSEEPGFIVILRLLSERDIFAVLAEVLDSAASLGGNGERKKIVSKVLRQVLRIYHRVMELQLVFADVLLLALTDPSRNPAHTLKRPYGLQPLDNHLLAHLTNVNNIALLIGDDDPAISYLSTKLIASLSNSPVFNRSDLFQGEYKGEVNRLAGVLDVSDDSIRILQGFVRRLDVEGEDPEQGVEAVEEIALHGDIEQVKEELPMVIRSVILDILIDGTSPSNTSPNIAHFLLGYDFRHRHFSFSSEEGCLQIVLKQMLEGAELAGSTGEGDGILEVHPQLGAKSAELVYQLFSGVLTGKATLGYAMSVTGYSARQLASLPRQCPEWQGLIPQGSSISAPSTSTTGMGWAVTRDTKVETSSETLVAYLEFQRWIISSASLEIFIYDGHGASASRIAQILFNGQAQGLLDNGDVEDGEGEDHLPPLLIDLLNSVDVRWIEESIDNRQLEFYASFDFDAYKRPDVNWWDIKALAAGLAAFKKQLERQGAITQASVPGVDAEAEYVLSRLAGKNRETDVAIAKGNFLAAWNELLKVGLTLLFVRHITEDHQEAILFDLLEGLLTRLDGEIDLAPGVEDLLCESSLVVMTTLVSVLQKFEGVNLPVEQLGAVLAKVVDAATRPGSTETARGNLYAAITQYLQLIIPANSNNPDDRSISGSTVDPLTSFSSTTMLQRITLQIFAAKKERLVPGVCRDAMDDRDVWKTECFALLGGIVGICQGERDRHVVAPLVSNGYLPLFVRSIKEREGALMECLAPDAETLHAYWVFEAKIAFLIALASTRKGSEDLLDAGVFEIFATCGFINIQLNEGMLDESTGGEIVERQHRVLVASLQLLARVLSSLHKSARSGAGHAISFLNAHREAILALVREPQQNLTVTALDECRLVVSVLAMVVHKVPSEDLYSPSSFGAFHLAVLSAAAHAFDRNTWVEVAEEDSKSTFSLILVAHSSAYQPSTTVESQMVLLNQVLLAFLIAATNGLKAGSGNPVFITGVRRSHGSAVKYIASAPSLQMAVNLLSDLAETTQEVSNQYEVILDRMQDGSDLEEEDVEQKLRNEFIGDAPLSDDLIRVAFVARSQMLFNMIESLLLLIWRHLLFYANDVRGSLAPIRPENLSPSLSSFAMSQQAQMEASRSNAGTMKMLERVAAGLRGTLIRLDDMEVNLELRRLVTGGSARGDAYYGMLVRRLKEMVAGLVGEREIMEDDQE